One genomic segment of Candidatus Bathyarchaeota archaeon includes these proteins:
- a CDS encoding H4MPT-linked C1 transfer pathway protein yields the protein MLGLDIGGANTKAALITVNKGELQNVSVVSQYFPVWKNPEKLVDVLLELKEKLGGEPEAVGITMTAELSDAYQTKREGITHIFSCVQNAFKPLPVYVLTVDTEVLSPDIALQNPLKVASANWAATGWLVAQKIRNCVVVDVGSTSTSIIPIIGGVVSAVGKTDLEKLVCGELVYTGSIRTNIAAIVGKIPTKAGVAKVSSELFAQSGDVHLILGNITPQQYTADTADGRGKTVPEALARLARIVCADTDMLSEKEIIDMAHFIYQRQIVQVSEGLGRVYSRVKAVAEGVVPVVVTGLGKEFLAKEATKKICADQTVNLGGVLQENFTLATPAVAVALMTAQKTFGGQNSWT from the coding sequence GTGCTTGGCTTAGATATTGGCGGTGCAAACACAAAAGCAGCCCTTATAACCGTAAATAAAGGTGAGCTGCAAAATGTTTCTGTTGTTAGTCAGTATTTTCCTGTTTGGAAAAACCCTGAAAAACTCGTAGATGTATTGTTAGAGCTTAAAGAGAAATTAGGCGGCGAACCTGAAGCAGTAGGCATAACAATGACTGCGGAACTATCAGACGCTTACCAAACCAAACGCGAAGGCATAACCCACATCTTCTCCTGCGTCCAAAACGCTTTCAAACCCCTGCCCGTTTACGTTTTAACCGTTGACACAGAAGTCCTATCCCCCGACATTGCCCTGCAAAATCCACTAAAGGTTGCCTCAGCAAATTGGGCAGCAACAGGTTGGCTGGTAGCACAAAAAATCAGAAACTGCGTTGTTGTTGATGTGGGCAGCACCAGCACAAGCATAATTCCCATTATTGGCGGCGTGGTTTCTGCGGTTGGCAAAACAGATTTAGAAAAACTTGTCTGTGGCGAACTGGTTTATACTGGCAGTATACGCACAAATATTGCTGCAATCGTGGGCAAAATCCCAACTAAGGCAGGTGTTGCCAAGGTGTCCTCGGAACTGTTTGCGCAAAGCGGGGATGTGCACTTGATTTTAGGCAACATAACGCCTCAGCAGTACACAGCTGACACGGCAGATGGCAGAGGCAAAACCGTACCTGAAGCCTTAGCACGGCTTGCAAGGATCGTGTGTGCTGACACAGACATGCTTTCAGAAAAAGAAATCATTGACATGGCGCATTTCATTTATCAACGACAAATTGTGCAGGTGTCTGAAGGCTTAGGCAGAGTTTACTCTCGGGTTAAAGCAGTTGCCGAAGGGGTGGTTCCTGTTGTGGTTACGGGGCTTGGGAAAGAATTTCTTGCCAAAGAAGCCACCAAAAAAATCTGTGCTGACCAAACCGTGAATTTGGGCGGTGTTTTGCAGGAAAACTTTACGCTGGCAACCCCTGCTGTGGCTGTGGCTTTGATGACTGCACAAAAAACTTTTGGAGGACAAAACTCATGGACATAA
- a CDS encoding delta 1-pyrroline-5-carboxylate synthetase: protein MDITVVKVGGSLAEKPESLHVLCKKLGELSLKQSLVVVGGGGEFADVARTQDKRFNLSAFTSHRMAILGMDAYGLLLADLTPNSCIVDSFEDAEQVLSEGKLAVFLPSCFMFSADPLENSWDATSDAITACIAEKLEAKKILLLTDVDGIYNVDPKKNRDAKLIQKITPKELLAQNQRSSVDKILPKLLSQSKIPCFVLNGLYSERIEAILKGQKTIYTLIGGVKI from the coding sequence ATGGACATAACAGTGGTCAAAGTCGGCGGCAGCTTAGCAGAAAAACCCGAAAGCCTGCATGTCCTGTGCAAGAAACTGGGTGAGTTGTCCCTGAAGCAGAGTTTGGTTGTGGTTGGAGGAGGAGGCGAATTTGCTGATGTTGCTCGAACTCAGGATAAACGGTTTAATTTGTCAGCTTTTACGAGTCATCGCATGGCAATTTTAGGTATGGATGCTTACGGACTTTTGTTGGCTGATTTGACGCCTAACTCATGTATTGTGGACAGTTTTGAGGATGCAGAGCAGGTTTTGTCTGAGGGGAAACTGGCGGTTTTTCTGCCCTCATGCTTCATGTTTTCAGCTGATCCATTGGAGAACTCGTGGGATGCAACATCGGATGCCATAACCGCATGCATTGCGGAAAAACTTGAGGCAAAGAAAATTCTGCTTTTAACCGATGTTGACGGCATCTACAATGTTGACCCCAAAAAAAATAGGGATGCCAAACTAATCCAAAAAATAACCCCCAAAGAATTGCTGGCGCAAAATCAGCGATCCAGCGTAGACAAGATTCTGCCAAAACTGCTTTCACAATCCAAAATTCCCTGCTTCGTGCTCAACGGGCTCTACTCTGAACGTATCGAGGCTATTTTGAAGGGTCAAAAAACTATTTACACCTTAATAGGCGGTGTTAAAATTTAG
- a CDS encoding winged helix-turn-helix domain-containing protein — MRRSKLEMYVDILKVLAHRGPLKLTHVMYKANVNCSVLKEYLDFLLKQGLIEERIVDKTRVVYAITQHGIKVLKSFRELEQVLPIVEESRNQVFIP, encoded by the coding sequence ATGCGACGATCAAAACTTGAAATGTACGTTGACATCCTCAAGGTGCTTGCACACCGTGGTCCCCTTAAATTGACCCACGTGATGTACAAGGCCAACGTAAACTGCAGTGTCCTCAAAGAATATTTGGACTTTCTGCTAAAGCAAGGTCTGATTGAAGAGAGGATTGTTGACAAAACACGCGTTGTCTACGCTATTACGCAGCACGGCATAAAAGTTCTTAAGTCATTTAGGGAACTTGAACAAGTTCTTCCAATTGTTGAAGAGTCTCGAAATCAAGTTTTTATTCCCTAA
- a CDS encoding helix-turn-helix domain-containing protein, translated as MSKDEIAGKKPLLVLEKIKENLERLNQKMEVMIEIQKTGNQKSSSPLVPDASLDVMTLLSMPDHLRKTAMTICRNGRATAEEIAEQTNRARAVESAYLNQLVIMGYLKKERKGRKAYFYIEREGQRD; from the coding sequence TTGAGCAAAGATGAAATCGCAGGCAAAAAACCCCTACTGGTTCTAGAAAAAATCAAGGAAAACCTTGAACGCTTAAACCAGAAAATGGAAGTTATGATTGAAATACAAAAAACTGGGAACCAAAAAAGCAGCAGTCCACTAGTACCTGACGCTTCACTTGATGTTATGACCCTACTTTCAATGCCTGATCACCTGCGCAAAACTGCCATGACTATTTGCCGAAACGGCAGAGCAACTGCAGAAGAAATCGCCGAGCAAACTAATCGTGCACGTGCTGTTGAGAGTGCTTACCTTAATCAGTTGGTAATTATGGGTTATCTTAAAAAGGAACGAAAAGGTAGAAAAGCCTACTTCTACATTGAACGAGAAGGTCAAAGGGACTAA
- a CDS encoding ParA family protein, which translates to MKKIIAVHSYKGGTGKTLMSVNLAATFAKQGRKVALFDLDFRAPSLFAILKAPNREFWLNDYLNNACDIDKVLWDISDRVSSSGKLYVGLANPSTEAIRDMSSKDRKWEMRALGRILALRNTLLNDQDFDYIIFDTSPGLQYSSINAIVAADFVVVATTSDKSDVDGTRRMLNELYNLFEKKTGLVINKVLDSSRAKHAELEGRVKEVYHVPMLGIVPCFCEILRAEGGLVFIQDKPDHPFSKILLEMTQSIENNQVN; encoded by the coding sequence ATGAAAAAAATTATTGCAGTTCACTCATACAAAGGCGGAACTGGAAAAACCCTTATGTCAGTAAACTTAGCTGCCACCTTCGCAAAGCAAGGCAGAAAAGTTGCGCTCTTTGACCTGGACTTTCGTGCTCCAAGCCTGTTTGCAATCCTCAAAGCACCCAACCGCGAATTCTGGTTAAACGATTACCTAAATAACGCCTGCGACATCGACAAAGTCCTCTGGGACATAAGCGACCGAGTCTCAAGCAGCGGTAAACTATACGTGGGCTTGGCTAACCCATCAACAGAAGCCATCCGTGACATGTCTTCCAAAGACCGCAAATGGGAAATGCGCGCGTTGGGCAGAATTTTGGCTTTGAGAAATACGTTACTTAATGATCAAGATTTTGACTATATAATTTTTGACACCAGTCCAGGACTGCAATACTCATCCATTAATGCCATTGTAGCCGCGGACTTCGTGGTGGTAGCAACAACCAGTGACAAATCTGACGTTGACGGCACAAGACGCATGCTAAATGAACTATACAACCTGTTCGAGAAAAAGACGGGTTTAGTCATCAATAAAGTGCTTGATAGTTCCCGCGCTAAACACGCTGAACTTGAAGGCAGAGTTAAAGAAGTCTACCATGTTCCGATGTTGGGTATTGTACCTTGTTTCTGCGAGATTCTGCGTGCTGAAGGTGGTTTAGTTTTTATCCAAGACAAACCAGACCATCCGTTTAGCAAGATTCTGCTGGAAATGACACAAAGCATAGAAAACAACCAAGTCAACTAA